Proteins from one Acidobacteriota bacterium genomic window:
- a CDS encoding FtsX-like permease family protein, whose amino-acid sequence MKYLPFIFRNLFRRKTRTILTIGSIAVALFLFGLLVTIETALNAGVDVAGVDRLIVRNKTSLIMPLPLSYQERLRQIDNVTEATFATWFGAIYQDPKNFFPQFAIDTGTYRTLFPEFQISDDQWQAFLADREGAVVGKVTAERFGWKVGDRIPLQGTIWTGNWEFNIRAIYEGSRAGDDESQFWFHWKFLEESRPWGKGTVGWYTVKVSDPDNSVAVSQAIDREFSNSAYETSTETEQAFAAGFAKQIGNIRMLIMSIGAVVLFTLLLVTGNTMAMAVRERVPEIGVLKTLGFGDKTVLFLVLAESLLIAAVGGLLGIGMAKLFTMGGDPTGGMLPVFYLSTGEMLFGIGIALLVGLAAGSIPALTAMNLRIVDALRRV is encoded by the coding sequence ATGAAGTATCTCCCCTTCATCTTTCGAAACCTCTTCCGGAGAAAGACGAGGACCATCCTGACGATCGGATCGATTGCAGTCGCTCTCTTTCTCTTCGGGTTGCTGGTGACCATTGAAACCGCCCTGAATGCGGGCGTCGACGTTGCGGGGGTCGATCGGCTCATCGTCCGCAACAAGACCTCGCTCATCATGCCGCTTCCGCTTTCCTACCAGGAGCGCCTGCGGCAGATTGACAACGTAACCGAGGCGACGTTCGCCACCTGGTTCGGCGCCATCTACCAGGATCCAAAAAACTTCTTTCCACAGTTCGCGATCGACACCGGAACCTACCGTACGTTGTTCCCTGAATTCCAGATTTCGGATGATCAGTGGCAGGCATTCCTGGCCGACCGCGAGGGGGCGGTCGTCGGAAAGGTCACCGCCGAGCGTTTTGGTTGGAAGGTCGGAGATCGAATCCCGCTTCAGGGTACGATTTGGACCGGAAACTGGGAGTTCAACATCCGAGCGATCTATGAAGGTTCCCGCGCTGGCGACGACGAGTCGCAGTTCTGGTTTCACTGGAAATTCCTCGAGGAAAGCCGACCCTGGGGCAAAGGGACCGTCGGCTGGTACACCGTCAAGGTCAGCGACCCGGACAATTCGGTGGCTGTGAGCCAGGCGATCGATCGGGAATTTTCGAATTCCGCCTACGAGACCTCGACCGAGACGGAACAGGCATTTGCGGCCGGCTTCGCAAAACAGATCGGCAACATCAGAATGCTCATCATGTCGATCGGCGCAGTTGTATTGTTCACTTTGCTGCTCGTCACGGGCAACACCATGGCGATGGCTGTCCGAGAGCGGGTGCCGGAAATCGGGGTGCTCAAGACCCTCGGTTTCGGTGACAAGACCGTCCTGTTCCTGGTACTCGCCGAGTCGTTGCTGATCGCCGCAGTTGGTGGTCTCCTCGGCATCGGTATGGCAAAGCTCTTCACGATGGGCGGCGACCCGACCGGCGGCATGCTGCCGGTCTTCTACCTCTCCACAGGCGAGATGCTCTTCGGCATCGGCATCGCGCTCTTGGTCGGACTCGCAGCGGGCTCTATCCCCGCTCTGACGGCGATGAATCTCCGCATTGTCGATGCGTTGCGGAGGGTGTGA
- a CDS encoding ABC transporter ATP-binding protein — MVSIDGREHSDSLIRVRNLNKIYERGGETIEVLQGLNLDVEKGEFVAFMGPSGSGKTTLLNLLGGLDTPTSGTVTVDGDEITNMSGRHLASWRARHVGFIFQMYNLIPVLTAFQNVELPLLLTKLSKAKRGQHVEIALGLVGLSDRMKHYPRQLSGGQEQRVAIARAIVTDPSFLLCDEPTGDLDRKSAEEILDLLTELRSEHGKTILMVTHDPLAAERADVTLHLEKGALVEAVELAAS, encoded by the coding sequence ATGGTCAGCATTGACGGCCGAGAGCACAGCGACAGCCTGATTCGGGTGCGCAACCTCAACAAGATCTACGAACGGGGCGGAGAGACGATAGAGGTCCTGCAGGGCCTGAATCTCGATGTTGAAAAGGGCGAGTTCGTTGCCTTTATGGGGCCTTCGGGCTCCGGCAAGACCACACTCCTGAATCTGCTGGGCGGTCTTGACACTCCGACCTCGGGCACGGTGACCGTCGATGGTGACGAGATCACCAACATGTCCGGCCGTCACCTGGCGTCGTGGCGCGCGCGGCACGTTGGCTTCATCTTCCAGATGTACAACCTGATCCCTGTTCTCACAGCCTTTCAAAACGTCGAGCTGCCACTCTTGCTGACCAAGCTCTCCAAGGCAAAAAGGGGGCAGCACGTCGAGATCGCCCTCGGCCTGGTCGGTCTCTCGGATCGCATGAAACACTACCCCCGACAGCTCTCGGGCGGCCAGGAGCAACGGGTCGCGATCGCCCGCGCGATTGTCACCGACCCGAGCTTCCTCCTTTGCGACGAGCCGACCGGGGACCTCGACCGCAAATCCGCCGAAGAAATCCTCGATCTACTGACCGAGCTCCGATCGGAGCACGGGAAGACGATCCTCATGGTGACTCACGATCCGCTGGCGGCCGAGCGAGCCGACGTCACCCTTCACCTCGAGAAGGGGGCATTGGTCGAAGCCGTCGAACTGGCAGCGTCATGA
- a CDS encoding M20/M25/M40 family metallo-hydrolase translates to MTIPTIPGSLIDRSVDLLLELCAVSSASSDVAGLFRMTEILGRELDPLGVLPEVYTEPGVNKGNELPVLTAKTPGEGGGRTLFLGHLDTVLPAVPPKVEDERLIGTGALDMKGGFAAFIGALRLLRGRGEMLPDGLLLVAVPDEEIGGPVSIRAVRRWGDGARTVLVLEPGGSREDGETLVIGRRGLTVWRLDARGRAAHSGVAYWEGRSALAAAATWAGDVQRLSENGDGPLVNAGRIVGGDSEFVSDMGEEHRFIGTTERLNIIADRCLVEGEVRYLDPGDRDRVLAVMRDRAERVGRDWDVEMSFEEVEHISPMGASDSGRFLADHLVSIATRDGWCLDLESNRGGVSFPNFLPDPAATTIIDGLGPVGGGMHTREEYLDLESLARRISLIAEALLFARDGTS, encoded by the coding sequence ATGACCATACCCACGATTCCCGGCTCATTGATCGATCGGAGTGTCGATCTTCTGCTCGAGCTGTGCGCCGTCTCCTCGGCGAGCAGCGATGTCGCCGGGCTCTTTCGGATGACGGAGATTCTCGGCAGGGAGTTGGATCCACTCGGCGTTTTGCCCGAGGTTTACACCGAACCGGGTGTGAACAAGGGCAACGAGCTGCCGGTTTTGACGGCGAAGACGCCGGGAGAGGGAGGAGGACGCACCCTGTTCCTCGGCCATCTGGACACCGTACTCCCGGCCGTCCCGCCGAAGGTCGAAGACGAAAGGCTCATCGGCACGGGTGCCCTCGACATGAAGGGAGGGTTCGCGGCATTCATCGGAGCGCTCCGTTTGTTACGGGGGCGTGGCGAAATGCTTCCCGACGGGCTCCTGCTTGTTGCAGTGCCGGATGAGGAAATCGGAGGACCGGTGTCGATCCGCGCGGTCCGGCGCTGGGGAGACGGTGCGCGCACGGTGCTGGTGTTGGAGCCCGGAGGGTCGAGGGAAGACGGCGAAACGCTGGTGATCGGAAGGCGAGGGCTCACCGTGTGGCGGCTCGACGCGCGGGGGCGTGCGGCGCATTCGGGTGTGGCGTACTGGGAGGGGCGGTCGGCCCTTGCGGCTGCGGCGACCTGGGCTGGTGACGTACAGCGACTGTCGGAGAATGGAGACGGCCCGCTGGTCAATGCCGGGCGAATTGTCGGCGGTGACTCCGAGTTCGTCAGCGATATGGGAGAGGAGCACCGGTTCATCGGCACGACCGAACGCCTCAACATCATCGCGGATCGGTGCCTGGTTGAGGGAGAGGTTCGCTACCTCGATCCCGGTGATCGCGATCGAGTGCTGGCTGTCATGCGTGACCGGGCCGAGAGGGTCGGCCGGGACTGGGATGTCGAGATGAGCTTCGAGGAGGTGGAGCACATCTCACCGATGGGCGCCTCAGACTCGGGACGGTTTCTCGCCGACCATCTCGTGTCGATCGCGACTCGAGACGGCTGGTGCCTCGATCTCGAATCCAACAGGGGAGGGGTTTCGTTCCCCAATTTCCTTCCAGATCCGGCGGCCACCACGATCATCGACGGCCTCGGTCCGGTCGGCGGCGGCATGCATACTCGGGAGGAGTACCTGGATCTCGAGTCACTCGCACGCCGCATTTCGCTGATTGCAGAGGCTCTGCTCTTCGCTCGCGATGGCACAAGCTGA
- a CDS encoding ABC transporter permease: protein MAIPISYNVRSVAARWKTAIVSILGIAGTVGVFVAMLAMARGFQATLIASGSASNSIVRRAGATSEMDSGIGLDQARVIADSPQVARTADGIPLSSPEVVVIGAFQLITSGTDANTQIRGMTPLVLDVRPTVKIAEGRFFTPGLAELVVGSNAVQTYRGLELGSTVSFGGQDWKVVGIFDAGGSAFDSEIWCDHTILAQTFDRATNVFSSITVRLNSPTDFDSFKDALTSDPRLTVQVDREVEYYERQSQMVSNLIRVLGFLVAFVMAIGAIFGALNTMYSAVAARAREIATMRALGFGGGSVILSFMFESLFISFVGGILGCIAVLPLNGFTAGTMNWQTFSHLAFAFRVTPDLLVAGIIFALIMGFVGGVFPAIRAARLPVAQALREL, encoded by the coding sequence ATGGCGATTCCAATCTCCTACAACGTTCGTTCGGTGGCAGCCCGTTGGAAGACCGCGATCGTCTCGATTCTCGGCATCGCCGGAACCGTCGGTGTGTTTGTCGCCATGCTCGCCATGGCTCGCGGCTTCCAGGCCACCCTGATCGCGTCAGGATCAGCCTCCAACTCGATCGTTCGTCGGGCCGGAGCGACCTCAGAAATGGACAGCGGCATCGGTCTCGATCAGGCTCGCGTGATCGCCGACTCACCGCAGGTGGCTCGAACCGCAGACGGGATCCCTCTGTCGAGCCCGGAGGTGGTTGTGATTGGAGCATTTCAGTTGATCACGAGCGGAACCGACGCCAACACCCAGATCAGGGGTATGACTCCGCTCGTGCTCGACGTGCGGCCCACCGTAAAGATTGCCGAAGGGCGGTTCTTCACCCCCGGTCTCGCCGAGCTGGTCGTCGGTTCCAATGCCGTACAGACTTACCGCGGGTTGGAGCTCGGGTCGACAGTGAGCTTCGGCGGCCAGGACTGGAAGGTCGTCGGCATCTTCGACGCCGGCGGTTCCGCCTTCGATTCCGAAATCTGGTGCGACCACACGATTCTCGCACAGACGTTCGACCGCGCCACCAATGTTTTTAGCTCGATCACGGTACGGCTCAACTCGCCGACCGATTTTGATTCCTTCAAGGACGCGTTGACCAGTGATCCCCGACTGACCGTCCAGGTCGATCGGGAGGTCGAGTACTACGAGCGCCAGTCGCAAATGGTCAGCAACCTGATCCGGGTGCTCGGCTTCCTGGTTGCCTTCGTGATGGCCATCGGTGCCATTTTCGGCGCCCTCAACACCATGTACTCGGCGGTCGCCGCCCGGGCGCGAGAGATCGCAACCATGCGCGCCCTCGGCTTCGGGGGTGGTTCGGTGATCCTGTCATTCATGTTCGAATCACTCTTCATTTCGTTCGTCGGAGGAATACTCGGATGCATCGCGGTGCTGCCGCTCAACGGCTTCACCGCCGGCACCATGAACTGGCAGACATTTTCCCATCTCGCGTTTGCCTTTCGCGTGACACCCGATCTGCTGGTTGCCGGCATCATCTTCGCGTTGATAATGGGTTTTGTCGGCGGAGTTTTCCCTGCGATCAGGGCGGCTCGACTGCCGGTGGCCCAGGCCTTGCGAGAGCTTTAG
- a CDS encoding cyanophycinase, with the protein MMRQLTLVSLVFCLAGLAAADEEVARGHLVLNGGGSKPDVVMEKFIELAGGPQERIVIFPTASEEADTGEYYRDLFANYGCSNVVVAAVHTKADALDTDLAVRVAEARGIWFSGGDQRRITNALLDSPVGEAVVAAFEGGAVVGGTSAGTACQSALMITGDGDFTVLNADNIELRRGLGLFEGVIVDQHHVARRRNNRLMSVVLEHPELLGVGVDEATAVWVRPDCTFEVLGDGWVIVYDATRAKITRAPQNRLGRPLGAQGLITHVLLPGDVFDVRKRAVIRSSAEGNR; encoded by the coding sequence ATGATGCGTCAGCTGACCCTCGTATCTCTAGTTTTCTGCCTGGCCGGCCTCGCCGCTGCGGATGAGGAAGTGGCGCGCGGACACCTGGTGCTCAACGGAGGAGGCTCCAAACCCGATGTGGTGATGGAGAAGTTCATCGAGCTCGCGGGCGGGCCGCAGGAGCGGATCGTGATCTTCCCGACCGCCTCGGAAGAGGCCGATACCGGCGAGTACTACCGGGATCTGTTCGCCAATTACGGTTGCTCGAACGTCGTGGTTGCAGCGGTCCACACCAAGGCGGATGCACTCGACACCGATCTCGCGGTACGGGTTGCCGAAGCTCGGGGAATCTGGTTCTCGGGGGGAGATCAGCGCCGGATCACCAACGCCCTTCTCGACTCGCCCGTGGGTGAGGCCGTGGTTGCTGCGTTCGAGGGTGGAGCGGTGGTCGGCGGAACATCGGCCGGCACCGCCTGCCAGAGCGCGCTGATGATCACCGGCGACGGCGACTTCACGGTCCTCAACGCCGACAACATCGAGCTCCGGCGCGGACTGGGGTTGTTCGAGGGCGTGATCGTCGACCAGCACCACGTGGCCCGCCGGCGTAATAACCGCCTCATGTCGGTGGTGTTGGAGCACCCGGAACTGCTCGGCGTCGGGGTGGATGAGGCGACCGCGGTATGGGTTCGTCCCGACTGCACCTTCGAGGTCCTCGGTGACGGGTGGGTCATCGTCTACGACGCCACCAGGGCGAAGATCACCCGGGCGCCACAGAACCGGCTCGGGAGACCGTTGGGGGCGCAAGGACTGATTACCCACGTACTCCTCCCTGGAGATGTTTTCGATGTTCGGAAAAGGGCGGTGATTCGATCATCAGCCGAGGGTAATCGATGA
- a CDS encoding efflux RND transporter periplasmic adaptor subunit, with amino-acid sequence MNDNAKPNLSDLKIDHEARSTDNGGRRLLLVAAAILVTIAVVVILIFGATSNTTVEVATARPAPTAGESTVLNASGYVEPRRKATVSAKITGKVAEVLVDEGMAVEEGQVLARLDDSDARRRYDAIRAERDVSQAAIEELEVNLADAERTLRRTSELRDDGIASIQDVDSATAAVDALRAKLTVARTSLGAAEAQLAVSAQDLENYTVRAPFAGIAVSKDAQPGEMVSPVSAGGGFTRTGISTIVDMTSLEIEVDVNESHIAKVRPGQPADAVLDAYPDWHIPATVRTVIPTADRQKATVKVRLTFDELDPRILPDMGVKVAFREDADAIDNAGPAAQSLIPRPAIVEDGGQKVVFVVEDENLDRRAVSVGRDVGGDVEITAGVMPGDRVVVSAAESLRDGQKVKVEN; translated from the coding sequence ATGAACGACAACGCCAAACCCAATCTCTCGGACTTGAAGATCGATCACGAGGCTCGATCGACCGACAATGGTGGGCGTCGCCTGCTGTTGGTGGCCGCCGCCATCCTGGTGACCATCGCCGTCGTCGTCATCCTCATCTTCGGAGCCACGTCGAACACAACCGTTGAGGTCGCGACCGCCCGCCCCGCACCAACCGCTGGGGAATCCACCGTGCTCAACGCTTCCGGCTACGTCGAACCACGGCGGAAAGCAACGGTGTCGGCCAAGATCACCGGCAAGGTCGCCGAGGTGCTCGTCGACGAGGGCATGGCGGTTGAGGAGGGACAGGTCTTGGCACGGCTCGACGACTCCGACGCCCGTCGCCGCTACGATGCGATTCGCGCGGAGCGAGATGTTTCGCAGGCGGCCATCGAGGAGCTCGAGGTCAATCTTGCCGACGCCGAACGCACCCTGCGCCGGACGTCCGAGCTGCGGGACGACGGCATCGCCAGCATTCAGGACGTCGACTCCGCCACCGCTGCGGTCGATGCCCTGCGCGCCAAGCTCACGGTCGCCCGCACGTCTCTCGGGGCTGCCGAGGCACAGCTTGCGGTTTCCGCCCAGGACCTCGAGAACTACACGGTCCGTGCGCCGTTCGCCGGAATCGCGGTGTCGAAGGACGCACAGCCCGGCGAAATGGTGTCGCCGGTGTCAGCCGGCGGCGGATTCACCCGCACCGGCATTTCGACCATTGTCGACATGACGTCGCTCGAGATCGAGGTCGACGTCAACGAGAGCCACATCGCCAAGGTGCGGCCGGGCCAGCCCGCCGATGCCGTCCTCGACGCTTACCCGGACTGGCACATCCCGGCCACGGTACGCACCGTCATCCCGACCGCGGATCGCCAGAAGGCGACGGTCAAGGTGCGGCTCACTTTCGATGAGCTCGATCCGAGGATCCTGCCCGACATGGGCGTCAAGGTGGCGTTCCGAGAGGACGCAGATGCGATCGACAATGCTGGGCCGGCTGCCCAGTCCTTGATTCCGCGACCAGCGATTGTCGAAGACGGCGGTCAAAAGGTCGTTTTCGTCGTCGAAGACGAAAACCTCGATCGGCGAGCGGTCAGCGTTGGCCGCGATGTCGGCGGCGACGTCGAGATCACGGCAGGAGTCATGCCGGGTGACCGGGTTGTGGTCAGCGCGGCTGAAAGTCTCCGCGACGGACAGAAAGTCAAAGTCGAGAATTGA
- a CDS encoding error-prone DNA polymerase, with protein sequence MSYVELRCASAFSFLEGASQPEDLVERAAELGLPAVALVDRNTVSGAPRFWKAAKEAGIKPLVGAEVVLDENSEFGELGMRNEELGIPTHSPGDRGGGAEIQNSKFKIQNSKLSGPLGLVPDPPPPGTPLPRLTLLACDQRGYRNLCRLLTEAARGRPKGKARAGWRQIEAHADGLLCLTGGAEGVIVQRLVHRGLDATKRELQHLHHIFPNRLHVELQRHRLRSEEHRNQALVGLAQSLRLPLVATGGVRYARPENRDLADVLGCIREGLTLDTAGRLLEGGREHHLRSPREMEMLFADQRRAVAATTALADELEFTLDHLGYRFPDYPLPVGESPIAHLRRVTWDGARTRFRPLTARAQAQLEKELDLIEKLELAGYFLIVWDIVRFCQREGIMAQGRGSAANSAVCYALSITAVDPVKMELLFERFLSEERGEWPDIDLDLPSGDQREKVIQYVYQRYGPHGAAMTANVITYRARSAAREVGKALGFSLEQVDRISKRFGRHMSMEVKEGARDLDRELAAVGLDPSSHRVEHFKRLWWEIHHLPRHLGQHSGGMVIAQGRLDEVVPMEPAAMEKRTVIQWDKDDCADLGLIKVDLLGLGMMAALEEAIPMIRTHERVEIDLAHLPPGDPKTYDLIRRADTAGVFQIESRAQMASLPRNNPENFYDLVVQVAIIRPGPITGNMTNPYLERRQGREAVTYAHPCLEPILERTLGVPLFQEQLLRMAMEAAGFSGGEAEELRRAMGFKRSQERMAIIEKRLRSGMTERGITGDVQEQIVRSITSFALYGFPESHSASFALLVYASAYLKTHHPTAFYACLLNAWPMGFYHPATLVKDGQRRGVRFLSVDVNRSGWRCRWEDEAVRIGLRYVHGLKRAAADTIEQERDRAPFADTADLAQRCDLSSEQLERLAHVGALASLGLSRRVALWQVSEVAGRRGPLFADLPPEPTSPLEEMMPLDETVADYAGLHLTTGPHLMAYVRQELDRRGVVPVAELEKHGDGESVRVAGAVIVRQRPGTAKGFVFLTMEDETGMMQTIIRPDLFREQRAFIVSTPVLLVEGTLQKQDGTISVRARRFEAVHADVAVTSHDFH encoded by the coding sequence ATGAGCTATGTGGAGCTGCGCTGCGCTTCGGCGTTCTCGTTCCTGGAGGGAGCATCACAGCCCGAGGACCTCGTCGAACGTGCGGCCGAGCTCGGGCTGCCCGCAGTGGCGCTGGTCGACCGCAACACGGTCTCCGGCGCGCCGCGTTTCTGGAAGGCGGCAAAGGAAGCAGGCATCAAACCGCTGGTTGGCGCGGAGGTCGTCCTCGACGAGAATTCGGAATTTGGGGAATTAGGAATGAGGAATGAGGAATTAGGAATTCCCACCCATTCCCCCGGTGATAGAGGTGGTGGGGCGGAAATTCAAAATTCAAAATTCAAAATTCAAAACTCAAAATTGAGTGGTCCTTTGGGCCTCGTCCCCGACCCTCCCCCTCCAGGAACGCCGCTGCCCCGGCTGACCCTGCTCGCATGCGACCAGCGCGGCTATCGCAACCTCTGCCGGCTGCTGACCGAAGCGGCACGTGGTCGTCCCAAGGGCAAGGCGCGTGCCGGCTGGCGACAGATAGAGGCTCACGCCGACGGTCTTCTCTGCCTCACCGGCGGCGCCGAAGGAGTCATCGTGCAGCGCCTCGTCCACCGGGGTCTCGACGCCACCAAACGCGAGCTTCAGCACCTCCACCATATTTTCCCCAACCGACTGCATGTCGAACTGCAGCGACACCGGCTGCGCTCCGAGGAGCACCGCAACCAGGCCCTCGTCGGTCTCGCGCAGAGCCTGCGGCTGCCGCTGGTGGCGACCGGAGGGGTGCGCTACGCGCGGCCTGAAAACCGAGACCTCGCCGATGTGCTCGGCTGCATCCGCGAGGGCCTCACGCTCGACACCGCAGGCCGCCTGCTCGAGGGCGGTCGCGAACACCACCTTCGCTCGCCACGCGAAATGGAGATGCTCTTCGCCGATCAGCGGCGGGCGGTGGCCGCGACCACGGCGCTGGCCGACGAGCTCGAGTTCACCCTCGACCACCTCGGCTACCGCTTCCCCGACTACCCCCTGCCGGTCGGCGAAAGCCCCATCGCCCACCTTCGGCGGGTAACCTGGGACGGCGCCCGCACCCGGTTCCGCCCGCTGACCGCACGTGCTCAGGCGCAGCTCGAAAAGGAGCTCGACCTGATCGAAAAACTCGAACTGGCGGGCTACTTTCTCATCGTCTGGGACATCGTCCGCTTCTGTCAACGTGAAGGCATCATGGCTCAGGGGCGCGGCTCGGCCGCCAATTCGGCGGTCTGTTACGCGCTCTCGATCACCGCCGTCGATCCGGTCAAGATGGAGCTCCTCTTCGAGCGCTTCCTCTCCGAGGAGCGCGGCGAGTGGCCGGACATCGACCTCGATCTGCCCTCCGGCGACCAGCGTGAGAAGGTCATCCAGTACGTCTACCAGCGCTACGGCCCACACGGCGCCGCGATGACCGCCAACGTAATTACCTACCGGGCCCGCTCGGCGGCACGCGAGGTCGGCAAGGCTCTCGGTTTCTCGCTCGAGCAGGTGGATCGCATCTCCAAGCGCTTCGGCCGCCACATGTCGATGGAGGTCAAGGAGGGGGCGCGCGACCTTGACCGCGAGCTGGCCGCAGTCGGTCTCGACCCTTCCTCGCACCGGGTCGAACACTTCAAGCGCCTGTGGTGGGAGATCCACCACCTCCCCCGCCACCTCGGCCAGCACTCCGGCGGCATGGTCATCGCCCAGGGCCGGCTCGACGAGGTGGTTCCGATGGAACCGGCGGCGATGGAGAAGCGGACGGTGATCCAGTGGGACAAGGACGATTGCGCCGACCTCGGCCTGATCAAGGTCGACCTCCTCGGCCTCGGCATGATGGCCGCCCTCGAGGAGGCGATCCCCATGATCCGAACCCACGAGAGGGTCGAGATCGACCTCGCCCACCTCCCGCCGGGCGACCCGAAGACCTACGACCTCATCCGCCGCGCCGATACCGCCGGCGTCTTCCAGATCGAGAGCCGGGCGCAGATGGCGTCGCTGCCACGCAACAACCCCGAAAACTTCTACGACCTGGTGGTGCAGGTCGCGATCATCCGTCCCGGACCGATCACCGGCAACATGACCAATCCCTACCTCGAGCGCCGCCAGGGCCGCGAGGCGGTGACCTACGCCCACCCGTGCCTGGAGCCGATCCTCGAGCGCACCCTCGGCGTGCCGCTCTTCCAGGAGCAGCTCCTGCGCATGGCGATGGAGGCGGCCGGCTTCTCCGGCGGCGAGGCCGAGGAGCTGCGACGGGCGATGGGCTTCAAGCGCTCGCAGGAGCGGATGGCAATCATCGAGAAAAGGCTGCGCAGCGGCATGACCGAGCGCGGCATCACCGGCGATGTCCAGGAGCAGATCGTGCGCTCGATCACCTCCTTCGCGCTCTACGGCTTCCCCGAGTCCCACTCCGCCAGCTTCGCCCTCCTGGTCTACGCCTCCGCCTATCTCAAGACCCACCATCCGACCGCCTTCTACGCCTGCCTCCTCAACGCCTGGCCGATGGGCTTCTATCACCCCGCCACCCTGGTCAAGGACGGCCAGCGCCGCGGGGTACGCTTCCTCTCGGTCGACGTCAACCGTTCCGGCTGGCGCTGCCGTTGGGAGGACGAGGCGGTGCGCATCGGCCTGCGCTACGTGCACGGTCTGAAGCGGGCCGCCGCCGACACCATCGAGCAGGAGAGGGACCGGGCGCCGTTCGCCGACACGGCCGACCTCGCCCAGCGCTGCGACCTGTCGTCCGAGCAGCTCGAGCGTCTGGCCCACGTCGGCGCCCTCGCCTCGCTCGGGCTGAGCCGGAGGGTGGCCCTGTGGCAGGTCTCCGAGGTGGCAGGACGCCGCGGCCCGCTCTTTGCCGATCTACCGCCCGAGCCCACCTCACCCCTCGAAGAGATGATGCCGCTCGACGAGACCGTTGCCGACTACGCCGGGCTCCACCTCACCACCGGTCCGCATCTGATGGCCTACGTACGGCAAGAGCTCGACCGCCGCGGGGTGGTGCCGGTCGCGGAGCTCGAAAAACACGGGGACGGCGAATCGGTGCGGGTGGCAGGTGCGGTGATCGTGCGCCAGCGGCCGGGCACCGCCAAGGGCTTCGTCTTCCTGACCATGGAGGACGAGACCGGCATGATGCAGACCATCATCCGTCCGGATCTTTTTCGGGAACAGCGCGCCTTCATCGTCTCGACCCCGGTGTTACTGGTCGAGGGGACCCTGCAGAAGCAGGACGGAACGATTTCGGTGCGCGCACGGCGTTTTGAAGCAGTCCACGCGGATGTGGCGGTGACGAGTCATGACTTCCACTGA